CGTTTCACTTTGTAACCGAACGATTTAAGTTCGGCTTCGATTTTGGCGCGGTGATCGCCCTGGATTTCAATCACGCGGTTTTTGATCGTGCCGCCGGTCGCGCATTTGGATTTAAGTTTTTTCGCCAGCGCTTCGATGTCTTCGATCGACTCGCGAAATCCTTCGATGATCGTGACCGATTTTCCCGCACGCTGTTTACGGTCCAAGGAAAGTCTGAGTTCATGGCTTTTGGTGTAAACCGGTTGCTCGGACGGTTCTTCTTCCGGCTTGAAATCCGGATCAGTGGAGTAAACGATGGAACTGTT
This genomic stretch from bacterium harbors:
- a CDS encoding translation initiation factor, coding for MVYSTDPDFKPEEEPSEQPVYTKSHELRLSLDRKQRAGKSVTIIEGFRESIEDIEALAKKLKSKCATGGTIKNRVIEIQGDHRAKIEAELKSFGYKVKRVGG